One window from the genome of Zerene cesonia ecotype Mississippi chromosome 1, Zerene_cesonia_1.1, whole genome shotgun sequence encodes:
- the LOC119830203 gene encoding NADH-ubiquinone oxidoreductase 49 kDa subunit-like, with protein MQFLKVNSLFNKFQGIRQFRVFAALNGHRWFPDPEFMKKFEGVAIYPTPEMEKYGKVIWNGKVSPIERKLKNMWINFGPQHPAAHGVLRLILELDGEYVLRADPHIGFLHRATEKLMENKHYNQNIPFMDRLDYVSTMCNEIGFVLAVEKLLNIEAPPRAQAIRVLMGELSRIANHLLNISGTILDAGGITPFFWMCEEREKIYELFERVCGARVHNAYMRVGGVSQDLPIGYLDDVYELCAKMGERCDETEDICTENRLYYERTAGIGAISAHEAISLGFTGPMLRCTGVKWDLRIAHPYINYDLYDFDVPVGTFGDSYDRHLLRLMELRQSLRIINQVLDSIPAGEVRTDDSKITLPTRAEMKTSMESLIHHFKLCSQGFNVPPGSTYVAIECPKGELGVYMVSDGTSKPYRVFLRPCSYLHLAGLAVMGKRMMLADIAILIATIDIVFGDIDR; from the coding sequence ATGCAATTTTTAAAGGTAAATTctctatttaacaaatttcaagGGATAAGACAATTTCGAGTATTTGCAGCTTTAAATGGGCATCGCTGGTTCCCAGATCCcgaatttatgaaaaaattcgAAGGAGTGGCCATCTATCCAACTCCTGAAATGGAAAAATATGGTAAAGTTATCTGGAATGGAAAAGTAAGTccaattgaaagaaaattaaagaacATGTGGATTAACTTTGGTCCACAACACCCAGCCGCTCATGGCGTCTTACGACTTATTCTCGAACTGGACGGTGAATATGTATTACGAGCGGACCCTCACATTGGTTTTTTACACAGAGCCACTGAAAAGCtaatggaaaataaacattacaatcAAAATATACCATTCATGGATCGTCTTGATTATGTTAGCACGATGTGCAATGAAATCGGTTTTGTTTTGGCTGTGGAAAAGTTACTCAATATAGAAGCCCCACCCAGAGCGCAGGCCATCCGAGTTCTCATGGGTGAACTTTCTAGAATCGCTAACCATCTGCTTAATATTTCTGGTACGATTCTTGACGCGGGTGGTATTACTCCATTTTTTTGGATGTGCGAGGAACGggaaaaaatttatgaactgTTTGAAAGAGTCTGTGGAGCTCGCGTCCATAACGCTTACATGAGAGTTGGGGGAGTAAGTCAGGATCTTCCGATTGGATATCTTGACGACGTTTATGAGCTTTGTGCGAAGATGGGTGAACGCTGTGATGAAACTGAAGATATTTGCACAGAGAATAGATTGTATTACGAACGTACTGCTGGAATCGGTGCTATAAGCGCTCACGAAGCAATAAGTCTGGGGTTCACAGGTCCTATGTTGCGATGTACCGGTGTGAAGTGGGATTTAAGGATAGCTCATCCGTACATAAATTATGATCTGTATGACTTCGACGTTCCAGTTGGTACCTTTGGTGATAGTTATGATCGCCATCTTTTGCGGTTAATGGAATTACGTCAGTCATTAAGAATTATAAACCAAGTATTAGATTCCATTCCTGCGGGAGAGGTGAGGACGGATGATTCTAAGATCACGTTACCAACCAGAGCTGAAATGAAAACTTCTATGGAATCGCTTAttcatcattttaaattatgctcTCAAGGTTTTAATGTGCCTCCAGGTTCTACGTATGTTGCAATAGAGTGTCCTAAAGGTGAATTGGGTGTGTATATGGTCTCCGATGGTACGTCCAAGCCTTATAGAGTATTTTTGAGACCTTGCTCATATCTTCATTTAGCGGGATTAGCTGTTATGGGAAAAAGAATGATGCTTGCTGATATTGCGATTCTAATTGCTACTATAGATATAGTATTTGGTGATATTGatcgttaa
- the LOC119840692 gene encoding large neutral amino acids transporter small subunit 2 encodes MGEEIKGEEGNVTLKRKITLFNGVGIIIGTIIGSGIFISPTGVFLYTGSVAASLIIWLVSGLLSTLGALCYAELGTSIARSGGDYAYIYTAFGPLPAFLRMWIALLIIRPTTQAIVALTFGHYVVKPFFPECEPPANAVKLLAAVCLCILTAINCISVRWTMRIQDVFTASKLLALVIIIISGLYYIGIGHTENFKDAFAGEYGAGKVAVAFYSGLFAFGGWNYLNFVTEELQDPYKNLPRAIWIAMPMVTIIYVMANLAYFAVVSKMEMMSNSAVAVIFGDRLFGGWSWLIPVFVALSTFGGVNGVLFTSARLFATGAQEGHMPAFFSLFHIDKQTPIPSLIFTCFFSLLMLTTSNVFELINYFSQTLWLSVGASVVGMLWLRRTKPDMPRPIKVNLAIPYVFLVAIACLVFIPAFTQPKDTAIGLGILLSGIPVYYLCVKWQSKPNSYHRFSGCILRFLQKLCSCIYVDSLEKLSNGN; translated from the exons ATCCGTAGCCGCTTCGCTAATAATATGGCTTGTGAGTGGTCTTCTATCAACATTGGGCGCCTTGTGCTATGCAGAACTAGGGACTTCCATCGCGAGGTCGGGCGGTGACTATGCGTACATTTACACGGCCTTCGGGCCGTTGCCTGCGTTTTTGAGAATGTGGATCGCTTTACTTATTATAAGACCAACGACACAAGCGATTGTGGCTCTCACTTTTGGCCACTACGTTGTTAAACCATTCTTCCCGGAATGTGAACCGCCTGCGAATGCAGTGAAGCTTTTGGCTGCAGTTTGTTTGT GTATATTAACAGCTATCAACTGCATCAGTGTGCGATGGACGATGCGTATACAAGATGTCTTCACGGCTTCGAAGCTTCTTGCTTTagtaatcatcatcatatctGGACTGTACTATATTGGAATAG gTCACACCGAAAACTTTAAGGACGCGTTTGCTGGCGAATATGGTGCTGGAAAAGTGGCTGTTGCTTTCTATTCTGGACTTTTCGCTTTTGGCGGTtggaattatttgaattttgtcaCTGAAGAGCTGCAGGATCCATATAA GAATTTGCCGCGTGCGATATGGATCGCTATGCCGATGGTGACTATTATCTACGTAATGGCAAACTTGGCCTACTTCGCCGTTGTCTCCAAAATGGAAATGATGTCAAACTCCGCTGTGGCTGTG atATTTGGCGACCGTTTATTCGGCGGATGGAGCTGGCTCATCCCAGTTTTCGTAGCACTGTCAACGTTCGGCGGCGTCAACGGAGTGCTGTTCACGTCAGCGCGACTCTTCGCGACGGGCGCGCAAGAGGGACACATGCCTGCTTTCTTCTCGCTCTTTCACATTGATAAACAAACTCCGATTCCGTCGCTGATATTTACG TGTTTCTTCTCATTACTCATGCTGACAACGAGCAACGTGTTCGAGCTAATCAACTATTTCTCCCAAACTCTGTGGTTGTCAGTGGGCGCTTCCGTCGTTGGGATGCTTTGGCTCCGAAGGACCAAACCGGATATGCCTCGACCAATTAAAGTCAATCTGGCGATTCCATATGTTTTCCTCGTTGCTATCGCGTGTCTCGTCTTCATTCCAGCTTTCACTCAACCCAAGGACACAGCTATTGGTCTTGGCATTCTTCTCTCTGGCATCCCGGTTTATTATCTATGCGTGAAATGGCAAAGCAAACCCAACAGCTACCATAGATTCTCTGGTTGTATACTAAGGTTCCTACAGAAGCTCTGCTCGTGCATTTACGTAGACTCGTTAGAAAAATTGTCCAATGGAAATTGA